GAATCTCCACACTGTTGCAGAAGAAACAGTCCGCGTTGCACACGTCGATCGGATCCAACTCGACGTGATAGGGACCTCCGAGCGCCTCGCCGGCCTCAATTCCGGCAAGGATTGTCTCCACATCCTCCGGCCTCAGGTTTTCCCAGCCGTGCATGTGTCACTCCACGTTTGCTAGTTGCTCGCGGCAAGACTCCACTTGCTGCTTCAGATCAAGAACTGCGCGGGCGATCTCCAGGTCGCGGCACTTCGAACCGATCGTGTTGATCTCGCGCAGAATCTCCTGTGCCAGGAATTCCAACGAACGCCCGACACTCTCCTCATCCTTGTCCACCAGTGCCTTCAGTTGCTCCAGATGCGCTGCCAGCCGATCGCACTCTTCCGTAATGTCCGCCTTATCGGCGAAGAAGACCACTTCCTGCTCCAGACGCCCCGGATCCACGGTGCCGCCTTGTGAGTTCATCAACTCCTCGATACGCTGCAGCAGTTTCTCGCGGTACTTCTGCACAACCTCTGCGCGGGCCGTGGTGATTTCCTGCGTGCGCTCTGACATTAGACGATGGTGTTCGCGCAGGACTTCGCGCAGCGATTCGCCTTCGCGGCTGCGCTCCTGGATCAGGCCGTCAATCGCTTCGTCCAGCACTTCCAAGACCGACTTGTCGGCTTCTTCTGGAATCGACGATTCCGATGCAGTCAGCACGACGCCGGGCACAGAGAGAAGACTCTCCGGACGAATCTCCACCCCGCCTTCGACCGCTTCCTGAACGTCCGCCATCAGTCGTTTCAGCAAGACCTTGTTGATTCGCGCC
This DNA window, taken from bacterium, encodes the following:
- a CDS encoding YicC family protein; protein product: MKSMTGFGSATRETPFGRMTIEMRSVNSRFLDTNLRIGATFSHLETAIRTALRNRLQRGKVDVTLRFDPSEELVPAARINKVLLKRLMADVQEAVEGGVEIRPESLLSVPGVVLTASESSIPEEADKSVLEVLDEAIDGLIQERSREGESLREVLREHHRLMSERTQEITTARAEVVQKYREKLLQRIEELMNSQGGTVDPGRLEQEVVFFADKADITEECDRLAAHLEQLKALVDKDEESVGRSLEFLAQEILREINTIGSKCRDLEIARAVLDLKQQVESCREQLANVE